The Triticum aestivum cultivar Chinese Spring chromosome 3A, IWGSC CS RefSeq v2.1, whole genome shotgun sequence genome includes a region encoding these proteins:
- the LOC123060300 gene encoding uncharacterized protein translates to MPITPPFGLLEPLKLVIDDGRSPSIPESTPVHIMVPVDARMAVLVSIDGSGNVTVSAPSWRIPIIRAGKFEATTSSGAGPLSFVDLHTDGRYSGIDFPVPAGAYRSIGEIIKATCSCLSRPCPSHYRHEDGPSALQQPSDSSPTTTFEDLEEAMFEAAPTFEATSSTCPQAQAVTPGSPMSPILSHIRHDWGLEFYIRVDHQGSFHTYPDIGGPFQSLQQAKNAIDQHLHGRRHTSMCMEQAGVSQNEMGIRQCLFWPDGTRKKRTKSYIFKKGHEHISRLVCAIVDQYNEDHNLLGDLAYKLKDMVRHKSFREKDEWYRHLNFTAKIKGADGLDWFEKLFFVELRNTKQEESYGEWVVSCFCMVDPTDNGHCGGCKSGVRHPNKADAYTCGHVGADELCGCPAEWSDSDEDDRSKERRIRRMYKGRKPFVLPASAVPKEIA, encoded by the exons ATGCCAATCACGCCCCCCTTCGGTCTCCTCGAGCCTCTGAAGCTCGTCATCGATGACGGCCGCTCCCCTTCGATACCGGAGAGCACGCCAGTGCACATCATGGTTCCCGTCGATGCCCGGATGGCGGTCCTTGTGTCCATCGACGGGAGCGGGAACGTCACGGTGAGCGCTCCGTCCTGGCGCATACCTATAATCAGGGCCGGAAAGTTCGAGGCCACTACCTCCTCCGGCGCGGGGCCACTGTCATTCGTTGACCTACATACTGATGGGCGCTACTCCGGCATAGATTTCCCCGTTCCCGCTGGGGCGTACAGAAGCATCGGGGAAATCATCAAGGCAACCTGCTCCTGCTTAAGCCGCCCCTGCCCCTCTCACTATCG GCATGAGGATGGTCCCTCTGCGCTGCAACAGCCGAGTGACTCGTCCCCCACTACAACGTTTGAGGACTTGGAGGAGGCCATGTTCGAGGCAGCTCCAACATTTGAGGCCACTTCCTCTACCTGTCCGCAGGCACAGGCAGTAACTCCCGGGTCACCCATGTCACCCATTTTGAGCCATATACGACATGATTGGGGTCTGGAATTTTACATCAGGGTTGATCACCAAGGATCATTCCACACATATCCTGACATTGGTGGCCCGTTTCAGAGCTTGCAACAAGCTAAAAATGCCATTGATCAACATCTTCATGGCCGTCGTCACACCTCAAT GTGCATGGAGCAAGCTGGTGTTTCTCAAAATGAGATGGGTATACGGCAGTGTCTTTTTTGGCCCGATGGCACAAGGAAGAAGCGCACAAAATCATATATATTTAAGAAGGGCCATGAACATATATCCAGATTGGTGTGTGCTATAGTGGACCAGTATAATGAGGATCACAATCTTTTGGGG GATCTTGCATACAAACTCAAAGACATGGTGAGACACAAATCATTTCGTGAGAAGGATGAATGGTACCGCCATCTGAATTTCACCGCAAAGATTAAAGGAGCTGATGGCTTGGACTGGTTTGAAAAACTGTTCTTTGTTGAACTAAGAAATACAAAACAAGAAGAGAGCTATGGAGAGTGGGTAGTCAGCTGTTTTTGCATGGTCGATCCTACTGATAATG GTCATTGTGGTGGTTGTAAAAGTGGTGTGAGGCACCCCAACAAAGCTGATGCATACACTTGTGGTCATGTGGGTGCAGATGAGCTATGTGGATGCCCGGCAGAGTGGAGCGACTCCGATGAAGAT GATAGGAGCAAGGAGCGTAGGATAAGACGTATGTACAAG GGCCGGAAACCTTTCGTCCTCCCTGCGTCGGCTGTACCCAAGGAGATAGCATAA
- the LOC123057916 gene encoding uncharacterized protein gives MASPPATWSVTACLTYRGGLEIRAAAENILPGWGHGGERLSFLLRLRRRLRLAVTSQCGRAPAPAPADPDKKPRGLKLLRSLRTGLPCIWRRKKPPRAAAVAKPGSRSQAIPSLLKDRALMRPATTVALCSVAALAVAAASVAALRLVAGFLIPSASCGSWRCFLAKKFVRFLGPPLFEWISKISLKFVDPPALGEWLGLPKLGLKWLFNK, from the exons ATGGCGTCGCCGCCGGCGACGTGGTCGGTCACCGCGTGCCTTACTTACCGCGGCGGGCTGGAGATCCGCGCCGCCGCAGAGAACATTCTCCCCGGCTGGGGCCACGGCGGCGagcgcctctccttcctcctccgcctccgccgccgcctccgcctcgccgtCACCTCCCAGTGCGgccgcgcgcccgcgcccgcgcccgcagaTCCCGACAAGAAGCCGCGCGGCCTCAAGCTCCTCCGCTCCCTGCGGACCGGGCTCCCCTGCATTTGGCGCCGCAAgaagccgccgcgcgccgccgcggtGGCCAAGCCGGGTTCTCGCTCTCAGGCGATCCCCTCTCTGCTG AAGGATCGAGCTTTGATGCGGCCGGCGACGACGGTGGCGCTGTGCTCCGTCGCCGCGCTCGCCGTCGCCGCGGCTTCCGTCGCGGCGCTTCGCCTCGTG GCCGGGTTCTTGATACCGAGCGCGAGCTGCGGATCATGGAGATGCTTCTTGGCGAAGAAATTCGTCAGGTTCTTGGGGCCTCCTCTCTTCGAGTGGATCTCCAAGATTAGCCTGAAATTTGTGGATCCTCCAGCTCTCGGCGAGTGGCTCGGGCTCCCGAAGCTTGGACTCAAGTGGCTCTTCAACAAGTAG